The window CAAACCAAAAGACATCTACCCAATCTTTACCGGAACAGACAAAAATCCTATTCCATGTCTCATAAGCTCAGATATAGATGCTGATCGGATTGACTATCTCCTTAGAACATCTTACGCAACAAAATTACCTTACGGATCTGTTGATCTGCCGTATATTTTAAGTCAAATTAGATTAGACAAAAATAACCGGATATGTTTTACTGAAAAGGCTTTGAGACCCTTAGATCATTTCCTTTTATCCAGATACTTTGACTACCAAAGAGTTGCATATAACAAAACTACAGTAGCGCTCGATAAATTTCTTCAGAGTTTGATTATCAAGCTTATTGATGACGGTAAAATCAATTTATCCAAGAAAGAAATCAAAAATAAACTAGGTAAGGATAGTTGGTATAAGTTTGACGATTCTTATATCTTATCCTTGATTAAAAACATCATAGATAACTCTCACGATATAATATTGAAATCTCAAGCGCAATCTGTTCTGGAAAGAAAACCGCCGACATTACTAATCAACATTGAATTCATCGGTAATAGGTATGAAGAAGAAGAAAATAGAATTCACAAAAGTAGCACCATACTCAATGCAAAAATTGATAAATGGTCATCTAAATATCAAATCGATTCGGGTATGTGGTTGTTCTGGGAACCAGATATCGAAAGACCTATTGCATTGACGAAAACGGGAACCAAGAGTGAACAAGACGAAGAAAAGGATATCCTCAAAAATATACTCATCTTAGATTCCAACAAAGAAATCGCAGAACCTATCTATTCTAAAGAAAATTCGCTTATGAGTTCTCTCGCTGATAAACGTCTTTATTGCTTGCGACTCTATGCTTTCCTTGGGAATAAAACCGATGATGAAAAGAAGAATATGAAAGAAGAAATCTACAATGAGTACCTTGAAGAATTCAACAAACTCCCGTAAAGCGATAGGAATCCTTCTTTCCGAAGCCTCGGCCCCCATCCGCTGGCGGGTGGAGCTCGAGATACTTGAAAGAGAGCCGAAGACGGTCTCGAAAGATGAGCTGCTCGCATATCCGAGAGTGAGGGAAAATCTCGACTATCTGACAGGCGAAACTGATTTCAACTCCATTCACGGCTCCACCGAACGCGCCTTCGAGAACGCTTGCGGCATTCTTTACGATATGGGCGTGCGCAGCGGCGCAAAGGAACTGGACGAGAGGATAAAACCGTATCTTGATTTTCTTGAAGCGCTCGACGACGACACGGACGACCGCTACCTGCACACCTCATTTCTGGGCAGGGAGTTTTCAGCCTCGCTAATCGCAGGCTCCGTAAGCGCTCTCGGATACAACGGACATCCTGCGGTGCGAAAACATGTAGAGGCGAGACTCGAAAGACTCTCGGAGTTCGGACCCGGTTCGACCCCGCGACCCTTTATGCGCCTGACCCGCCCGGCTACCCGAAGGTGTGGAGGATGAAAACGCCTTTTCTTAACCCCGAGCACTACACGGGCAAACGCTTCCACCTCCCGTGGGTATGGGACGTGAACTCGTGGGGCAGCTTGCCCGAAGCGCTCGTGCGGAATGCAGAGGAGGTGGTAGGATGGATAATGACCGATGAATACCAGTCCCTGCGTTGGGGGTACGGTGTGGTGGCGATTACACCCCGGCGGTATTGCGCGATGGGCTGGAGCATGAAGCTGCCCGGATGGAATGGAGATTTTGATGCCGAATGCCTGGGCTATCTGCTGCGGTATATGGAGACGCTTGCTGTGTTCGAGTCCGCGACGTCCCATCCCTGGTTCAAGAAAGCGCTTGCCTGGCTCGCAGGTTTTGTGGATGCGGACGGGTTGTGCCGGATACCGAGGGAAAGCCTCATGGGGAAGGGAAACTGGATTCTAGGCCGTCTCGGGGCCGCGGAGCTTTCGCCCAGGACTTATCGCAAAAGGGTTCTCGAGGCGACCGCGAGACTCATGCTCGTTGAGAACAAACTGACGTGAGCGCTTCGGGTTATGAACGCGGATTCAACATCCCTTCATGGAGCGAGGATGGATACGCCAACGCGGGGTTTAAGAAATCCTTAAGGGAGCTTAAGATATGCGGAGCCGATTCCGCAGCGCTGGTGCCGACGTGGCATCAGAAAAACATCTTCTCAAGCAGGATTTGCAGAACAACCAGAACTGCAAGTGACGCATCACTGGCCGAGGCGATTGAGAAAGCGCGTTCGCTAGGCTTCAAGCTGATGCTTAAACCCCATCTTGAGGTCGAGGACGGCTCCTTCAGAGCGTCTATCTTCCCTTTTGCTAGGAATGAATGGTTCAAGTCCTATGCCGAAATGATTCTGCATTACGCAGGAATATCCCGGGAATTTGAAATTGAACGGCTGTGCATAGGCACGGAACTGCCGATAATGATGCACGGGAACTGGACGCACCATATCATCAAGGAAATAAGGTCTGTATACTGCGGAGAAATCACCTTCGCAGTCAACTGGTATGCGCTGAGGAGGCCGGGATTCTGGCATCTCCTGGACTATATCGGCGTCGATTTCTATGCTTCCCTGGCTTTGAGGGACGGCGATGATGATTATGCAAGAAATCTTGAACCCTGGCTCGAAAGAATCGAAGAAGTAAGCAAAGAGTACAAAAAGCCCGTCATTTTGACGGAAATCGGCTACAGATCCTTCGAAGGCGCAGCCCGTAGACCGTGGGACTGGAAGAGCAGGGGGAGGTCCGATCAGGAACTCCAGGCGAAATGCTACCGGACGTTTCTCGAGGCTGTCGAGCAAAGACCTTGGTTAAAGGCCGTATATTTCTGGCTGTGGAACTTGAACCCTGCCGATATCACTGCAACAGGCTATTCGCCCCAGGGCAAGGAGGCGGAAAAAGTATTGAGGAAGTTCTGGTGTGAAGGAAAGATGAACAGGAGACCGTATAAATAAACTCTTGATTCTTATTCTTCTGACCCTTGTGTTGGGTTGCACCCCACAGGCGTCCAGGCCTATCAACGCCAGACGCATCGCGGCGCACTACACCCGCTCGAGCGCCGTGGAGGCTTACGGCTCCCGGGGCTCGGTGACCGGCGGTTCGGACGTAAGAATAAAAGACGCGGACGGTACGGCTCATTCAGCGCAAGCTTCTGCGCAGGCGAATGGGCAAGGAGCAATCTGGGGCATTGCGAATACAAAAAAGACCTTGCCCCTGGTGATACTCTTTATCTTGAGTTTTCAGTATGCGGTTTCACGAGCGGACGAGCAAGCATTGTTATCAAATAGAAAAGCCCCAAAAGGGGCTTTTCTTGCGGTTATAAAGCAAACTCGTCTTACTGCATCTCGTGGAAGACTATGAGTCCGTAATGCGCGGCTGTGTAGTCGCCGTCCCATTCGTAAACGTCA is drawn from bacterium and contains these coding sequences:
- a CDS encoding HD domain-containing protein is translated as MSKPRIDFHELFNYKRIYDSVHGTIGLSETELKILDCRAFQRLRNIKQLGLAHLAFPEADYSRFSHSIGVCHITGLFLESLYKNGFKLSKRNIKRYRLAGLLHDIGHYPFSHTMEHAVQKYNKKIDDQEKTPKILKTTGAPTPKADMKIEFLKHEDVGKEILMNDEEIKKVLKSGGFKPKDIYPIFTGTDKNPIPCLISSDIDADRIDYLLRTSYATKLPYGSVDLPYILSQIRLDKNNRICFTEKALRPLDHFLLSRYFDYQRVAYNKTTVALDKFLQSLIIKLIDDGKINLSKKEIKNKLGKDSWYKFDDSYILSLIKNIIDNSHDIILKSQAQSVLERKPPTLLINIEFIGNRYEEEENRIHKSSTILNAKIDKWSSKYQIDSGMWLFWEPDIERPIALTKTGTKSEQDEEKDILKNILILDSNKEIAEPIYSKENSLMSSLADKRLYCLRLYAFLGNKTDDEKKNMKEEIYNEYLEEFNKLP